A part of Brassica rapa cultivar Chiifu-401-42 chromosome A05, CAAS_Brap_v3.01, whole genome shotgun sequence genomic DNA contains:
- the LOC103867395 gene encoding urease accessory protein D isoform X1 — protein MATGKVVVEKIRGRSTATGCFSKYPLKFILPTKVAPVGTDVVWIYSITYGGGIVSGDSISCEFTIGDDCTAVLTTQSSTKVYKAIGSQCSEQTLEARIGRESLLVVVPDPVTCFSTARYYQKQNFRLVSDSNLVLVDWITSGRHANGEKWDFEFYKSINNVYLEDDKPLFLDTVLLEKRNIQSIAERMQDYHAIAMVILFGPKLRELQKQVQENVKSMMSEELQISYGSRRHNPDSRVRNGFMKPEFIASCSTFGPEGKGVVVRIASDSTESVYNFLRQQLGDLEPLLGQSPYA, from the exons ATGGCGACAGGGAAAGTGGTGGTGGAGAAGATAAGAGGGAGATCTACGGCTACGGGTTGCTTCTCTAAGTACCCTCTCAAGTTCATACTTCCTACCAAG GTAGCTCCTGTCGGAACTGATGTTGTCTGGATTTACAGTATCACCTATGGCGGCGGCATTGTCTCT GGAGATTCGATTTCATGTGAGTTCACCATTGGTGATGACTGCACCGCAGTGCTTACAACTCAGTCTTCTACTAAG GTATACAAGGCAATAGGATCTCAGTGCTCTGAACAAACATTAGAA GCGAGAATAGGGCGTGAGTCTCTTTTGGTTGTGGTTCCAGATCCAGTGACTTGCTTCTCCACTGCTCGGTACTATCAGAAACAAAACTTCAGATTGGTTTCAGACTCTAACCTTGTCCTTGTGGATTGGATCACAAGCGGGCGTCACGCAAATGGTGAAAAATGGGATTTCGAGTTTTATAAAAGCATCAACAATGTCTACCTGGAAGATGATAAACCTTTATTCCTTGACACA GTGCTGCTAGAGAAGAGGAACATACAAAGCATAGCGGAGCGGATGCAAGACTATCACGCCATAGCAATGGTCATACTCTTCGG GCCAAAGCTGAGGGAACTCCAGAAGCAAGTTCAAGAAAACGTGAAGAGTATGATGTCGGAAGAGTTGCAGATCTCTTATGGTTCTCGGAGACACAATCCTGATTCAAGGGTACGTAATGGCTTCATGAAACCAGAGTTCATAGCTTCCTGCAGCACTTTTGGCCCTGAG GGAAAAGGAGTTGTGGTTCGAATTGCTTCGGATTCCACAGAGTCAGTCTATAACTTCTTGAGGCAACAACTGGGTGATTTGGAACCACTTCTTGGTCAATCTCCTTATGCTTGA
- the LOC103867396 gene encoding bifunctional purine biosynthesis protein PurH isoform X1, translating into MLSSAATASATSVSARSGDILYGYLRRKTVAPFRFAQPLIFFQKQQVYCKSLRPSFVAVRAMSESQTALKNQPQSSASSGKKQALISLSDKKDLATLGNGLQELGYTIVSTGGTASTLENAGVSVTKVETLTHFPEMLDGRVKTLHPNIHGGILARRDVEHHMEALNEHGIGTFDVVVVNLYPFYNKVTAPGGISFEDGIENIDIGGPAMIRAAAKNHKDVLIVVDSEDYQAVLEYLKGGQSDQQFRRKLAWKAFQHVAAYDSAVSEWLWKQTEGKEKFPPSFTVPLSLKSSLRYGENPHQKAAFYVDKSLAEVNAGGIATAIQHHGKEMSYNNYLDADAAWNCVSEFENPTCVVVKHTNPCGVASRDDILEAYRLAVKADPVSAFGGIVAFNVEVDEVLARELREFRSPTDGETRMFYEIVVAPKYTAKGLEVLKGKSKTLRILEAKKNDQGKLSLRQVGGGWLAQDSDDITPEDISFKAVSDKTPTESELADAKFAWLCVKHVKSNAIVIAKNNCMLGMGSGQPNRVESLRLAFKKAGEEAKGAALASDAFFPFAWKDAVEEACEKGIGAIAEPGGSIRDQDAIDCCNKYGVSLLFTNVRHFRH; encoded by the exons ATGCTCAGCTCCGCCGCCACCGCTTCCGCCACCTCCGTGAGTGCTCGCTCTGGCGATATCCTCTACGGCTACTTGCGCAGGAAAACCGTCGCGCCTTTTCGCTTTGCTCAGCCT ttgattttttttcagaAGCAGCAGGTATACTGTAAGTCTCTGCGTCCAAGTTTCGTTGCGGTCAGAGCCATGTCAGAGTCTCAGACAGCTCTAAAGAACCAGCCACAGTCCTCGGCTTCCtctg GAAAGAAGCAAGCTTTGATATCTTTATCTGACAAGAAGGATTTAGCTACTCTTGGCAACGGTCTTCAAGAGTTGGG ATACACTATTGTTTCTACTGGAGGAACTGCTTCTACTTTGGAGAATGCTGGAGTCTCTGTCACCAAAGTCGAGACGCTTACTCATTTCCCTGAAATG CTTGATGGCCGTGTGAAGACTTTGCACCCAAACATTCACGGTGGTATCCTCGCTAGAAGAGATGTGGAGCATCACATGGAAGCTCTTAATGAGCATGGCATTG GTACATTTGATGTGGTGGTTGTCAATTTGTATCCGTTCTACAACAAAGTAACTGCTCCAGGTGGGATCAGTTTTGAGGATGGGATTGAGAACATCGACATTGGTGGTCCTGCTATGATCAGAGCAGCTGCTAAG AACCACAAGGATGTCCTCATTGTTGTCGATTCAGAGGATTATCAAGCCGTTTTGGAGTATCTCAAAGGAGGGCAGAGTGACCAACAGTTCCGCAGAAAACTTGCGTGGAAGGCCTTTCAGCATGTTGCTGCTTATGATTCCGCCGTCTCAGAATGGCTATGGAAGCAGACCGAAGGAA AAGAGAAGTTCCCTCCCAGCTTTACAGTTCCTCTTTCACTTAAAAGCTCCCTTCGCTACGGTGAAAATCCTCATCAAAAGGCTGCCTTTTATGTTGATAAGAGCCTTGCTGAAGTCAACGCTGGTGGTATTGCCACAGCCATTCAGCACCATGGAAAG GAAATGTCATACAACAACTATCTTGATGCTGACGCTGCGTGGAACTGTGTGTCAGAATTCGAAAACCCGACATGTGTGGTCGTGAAGCACACAAATCCTTGTGGTGTTGCCTCACGCGATGATATTCTCGAGGCTTACCGTTTAGCTGTGAAAGCTGACCCAGTTAGCGCCTTTGGTGGCATTGTAGCCTTCAATGTCGAAGTGGACGAG GTTCTTGCTAGAGAGCTCCGGGAGTTCAGGAGCCCAACAGACGGGGAAACTAGAATGTTTTATGAAATCGTGGTTGCTCCAAAGTACACTGCTAAAGGTCTTGAAGTTCTCAAAGGGAAGTCGAAAACTCTGAGGATCCTGGAGGCGAAAAAGAATGACCAAGGGAAGCTGTCTCTCAGACAAGTTGGTGGAGGATGGTTAGCTCAAGACTCGGATGATATAACTCCAGAagacatcagttttaaagccgtCTCGGATAAGACTCCAACTGAAAGCGAGCTTGCGGATGCCAAATTTGCCTGGCTTTGTGTTAAGCATGTCAAGAGCAATGCCATTGTGATAGCAAAG AACAACTGTATGCTGGGGATGGGAAGTGGACAGCCAAACCGAGTAGAGAGTTTGAGACTAGCTTTTAAGAAAGCTGGCGAGGAAGCCAAAGGAGCTGCCTTGGCCAGTGACGCCTTCTTCCCATTtg CTTGGAAAGATGCGGTAGAAGAGGCGTGTGAGAAAGGAATAGGAGCGATAGCAGAGCCTGGAGGTAGTATAAGAGACCAAGATGCTATTGATTGCTGCAACAAGTATGgtgtctctcttctcttcaccaACGTTAGACATTTCCGCCATTGA
- the LOC103867396 gene encoding bifunctional purine biosynthesis protein PurH isoform X2, protein MLSSAATASATSVSARSGDILYGYLRRKTVAPFRFAQPKQQVYCKSLRPSFVAVRAMSESQTALKNQPQSSASSGKKQALISLSDKKDLATLGNGLQELGYTIVSTGGTASTLENAGVSVTKVETLTHFPEMLDGRVKTLHPNIHGGILARRDVEHHMEALNEHGIGTFDVVVVNLYPFYNKVTAPGGISFEDGIENIDIGGPAMIRAAAKNHKDVLIVVDSEDYQAVLEYLKGGQSDQQFRRKLAWKAFQHVAAYDSAVSEWLWKQTEGKEKFPPSFTVPLSLKSSLRYGENPHQKAAFYVDKSLAEVNAGGIATAIQHHGKEMSYNNYLDADAAWNCVSEFENPTCVVVKHTNPCGVASRDDILEAYRLAVKADPVSAFGGIVAFNVEVDEVLARELREFRSPTDGETRMFYEIVVAPKYTAKGLEVLKGKSKTLRILEAKKNDQGKLSLRQVGGGWLAQDSDDITPEDISFKAVSDKTPTESELADAKFAWLCVKHVKSNAIVIAKNNCMLGMGSGQPNRVESLRLAFKKAGEEAKGAALASDAFFPFAWKDAVEEACEKGIGAIAEPGGSIRDQDAIDCCNKYGVSLLFTNVRHFRH, encoded by the exons ATGCTCAGCTCCGCCGCCACCGCTTCCGCCACCTCCGTGAGTGCTCGCTCTGGCGATATCCTCTACGGCTACTTGCGCAGGAAAACCGTCGCGCCTTTTCGCTTTGCTCAGCCT aAGCAGCAGGTATACTGTAAGTCTCTGCGTCCAAGTTTCGTTGCGGTCAGAGCCATGTCAGAGTCTCAGACAGCTCTAAAGAACCAGCCACAGTCCTCGGCTTCCtctg GAAAGAAGCAAGCTTTGATATCTTTATCTGACAAGAAGGATTTAGCTACTCTTGGCAACGGTCTTCAAGAGTTGGG ATACACTATTGTTTCTACTGGAGGAACTGCTTCTACTTTGGAGAATGCTGGAGTCTCTGTCACCAAAGTCGAGACGCTTACTCATTTCCCTGAAATG CTTGATGGCCGTGTGAAGACTTTGCACCCAAACATTCACGGTGGTATCCTCGCTAGAAGAGATGTGGAGCATCACATGGAAGCTCTTAATGAGCATGGCATTG GTACATTTGATGTGGTGGTTGTCAATTTGTATCCGTTCTACAACAAAGTAACTGCTCCAGGTGGGATCAGTTTTGAGGATGGGATTGAGAACATCGACATTGGTGGTCCTGCTATGATCAGAGCAGCTGCTAAG AACCACAAGGATGTCCTCATTGTTGTCGATTCAGAGGATTATCAAGCCGTTTTGGAGTATCTCAAAGGAGGGCAGAGTGACCAACAGTTCCGCAGAAAACTTGCGTGGAAGGCCTTTCAGCATGTTGCTGCTTATGATTCCGCCGTCTCAGAATGGCTATGGAAGCAGACCGAAGGAA AAGAGAAGTTCCCTCCCAGCTTTACAGTTCCTCTTTCACTTAAAAGCTCCCTTCGCTACGGTGAAAATCCTCATCAAAAGGCTGCCTTTTATGTTGATAAGAGCCTTGCTGAAGTCAACGCTGGTGGTATTGCCACAGCCATTCAGCACCATGGAAAG GAAATGTCATACAACAACTATCTTGATGCTGACGCTGCGTGGAACTGTGTGTCAGAATTCGAAAACCCGACATGTGTGGTCGTGAAGCACACAAATCCTTGTGGTGTTGCCTCACGCGATGATATTCTCGAGGCTTACCGTTTAGCTGTGAAAGCTGACCCAGTTAGCGCCTTTGGTGGCATTGTAGCCTTCAATGTCGAAGTGGACGAG GTTCTTGCTAGAGAGCTCCGGGAGTTCAGGAGCCCAACAGACGGGGAAACTAGAATGTTTTATGAAATCGTGGTTGCTCCAAAGTACACTGCTAAAGGTCTTGAAGTTCTCAAAGGGAAGTCGAAAACTCTGAGGATCCTGGAGGCGAAAAAGAATGACCAAGGGAAGCTGTCTCTCAGACAAGTTGGTGGAGGATGGTTAGCTCAAGACTCGGATGATATAACTCCAGAagacatcagttttaaagccgtCTCGGATAAGACTCCAACTGAAAGCGAGCTTGCGGATGCCAAATTTGCCTGGCTTTGTGTTAAGCATGTCAAGAGCAATGCCATTGTGATAGCAAAG AACAACTGTATGCTGGGGATGGGAAGTGGACAGCCAAACCGAGTAGAGAGTTTGAGACTAGCTTTTAAGAAAGCTGGCGAGGAAGCCAAAGGAGCTGCCTTGGCCAGTGACGCCTTCTTCCCATTtg CTTGGAAAGATGCGGTAGAAGAGGCGTGTGAGAAAGGAATAGGAGCGATAGCAGAGCCTGGAGGTAGTATAAGAGACCAAGATGCTATTGATTGCTGCAACAAGTATGgtgtctctcttctcttcaccaACGTTAGACATTTCCGCCATTGA
- the LOC103867395 gene encoding urease accessory protein D isoform X2, producing the protein MATGKVVVEKIRGRSTATGCFSKYPLKFILPTKVAPVGTDVVWIYSITYGGGIVSGDSISCEFTIGDDCTAVLTTQSSTKARIGRESLLVVVPDPVTCFSTARYYQKQNFRLVSDSNLVLVDWITSGRHANGEKWDFEFYKSINNVYLEDDKPLFLDTVLLEKRNIQSIAERMQDYHAIAMVILFGPKLRELQKQVQENVKSMMSEELQISYGSRRHNPDSRVRNGFMKPEFIASCSTFGPEGKGVVVRIASDSTESVYNFLRQQLGDLEPLLGQSPYA; encoded by the exons ATGGCGACAGGGAAAGTGGTGGTGGAGAAGATAAGAGGGAGATCTACGGCTACGGGTTGCTTCTCTAAGTACCCTCTCAAGTTCATACTTCCTACCAAG GTAGCTCCTGTCGGAACTGATGTTGTCTGGATTTACAGTATCACCTATGGCGGCGGCATTGTCTCT GGAGATTCGATTTCATGTGAGTTCACCATTGGTGATGACTGCACCGCAGTGCTTACAACTCAGTCTTCTACTAAG GCGAGAATAGGGCGTGAGTCTCTTTTGGTTGTGGTTCCAGATCCAGTGACTTGCTTCTCCACTGCTCGGTACTATCAGAAACAAAACTTCAGATTGGTTTCAGACTCTAACCTTGTCCTTGTGGATTGGATCACAAGCGGGCGTCACGCAAATGGTGAAAAATGGGATTTCGAGTTTTATAAAAGCATCAACAATGTCTACCTGGAAGATGATAAACCTTTATTCCTTGACACA GTGCTGCTAGAGAAGAGGAACATACAAAGCATAGCGGAGCGGATGCAAGACTATCACGCCATAGCAATGGTCATACTCTTCGG GCCAAAGCTGAGGGAACTCCAGAAGCAAGTTCAAGAAAACGTGAAGAGTATGATGTCGGAAGAGTTGCAGATCTCTTATGGTTCTCGGAGACACAATCCTGATTCAAGGGTACGTAATGGCTTCATGAAACCAGAGTTCATAGCTTCCTGCAGCACTTTTGGCCCTGAG GGAAAAGGAGTTGTGGTTCGAATTGCTTCGGATTCCACAGAGTCAGTCTATAACTTCTTGAGGCAACAACTGGGTGATTTGGAACCACTTCTTGGTCAATCTCCTTATGCTTGA